One Nicotiana tomentosiformis chromosome 4, ASM39032v3, whole genome shotgun sequence genomic window carries:
- the LOC104085497 gene encoding plant UBX domain-containing protein 7: MDGVMSATDQQILVSSFLEIAVGQTADTARQFLQATSWKLDEAIQLFYIGNEAGAAASFNSSQLGNDALLGGSSLSGAVKESADNSWGQGDGDDIRPPLPVKREVLYDNAVLYGSSGVGGSSREPRLVVPFRNFEEEMKRPGVWEAEKRSISTADAAQDNLASLYRPPFALMYHGPFEKAKDAARAQNKWLLVNMQSTREFSSHMLNRDTWANEAVAQTIKSNFIFWQVYDDTEEGSKVCTYYKLDSMPVVLVLDPITGQKMRSWRGMVQPETLLEDLISFMDASPSEYHVNLSHKRPRETPQAPRQPQPQNEIGEEDEELQRALAASMEGIEDPGAVASKETNEANDDGEEKHLIKKPSYPSLPEEPKGDRTLLCRVAIRFPDGRRLQRNFLRTDSIKLLWSFCSTQLEEAETRPFRFTQAIPGASKFLEYDSNITFEESGLANSIISFTWE, translated from the exons ATGGACGGCGTAATGTCTGCGACGGACCAGCAGATTTTAGTTTCGTCTTTCCTTGAAATCGCCGTCGGTCAAACCGCCGATACTGCCCGTCAGTTCCTCCAG GCAACAAGCTGGAAGCTTGACGAAGCAATTCAGCTTTTCTACATCGGAAATGAGGCGGGGGCTGCAGCATCTTTTAATTCTTCGCAATTGGGAAATGATGCACTTCTTGGTGGTTCGAGCTTGAG TGGAGCTGTGAAGGAGTCCGCAGACAACAGCTGGGGACAAGGCGATGGAGATGATATACGACCACCTTTACCTGTAAAAAGGGAAGTTCTTTATGACAATGCGGTACTATATGG TTCATCAGGAGTGGGAGGTTCATCACGTGAACCTCGATTAGTAGTTCCCTTCCGCAATTTTGAGGAGGAAATGAAGCGTCCTGGAGTTTGGGAGGCAGAGAAACGTTCTATTTCTACAGCAGATGCTGCTCAAGACAATCTTGCTTCTTTGTATCGTCCTCCTTTTGCCTTGATGTACCATGGGCCTTTTGAGAAG GCGAAAGATGCTGCTAGAGCGCAGAACAAATGGCTCTTGGTGAATATGCAATCCACACGAGAATTCAGCTCACATATG CTTAACCGAGACACTTGGGCTAATGAGGCTGTTGCTCAAACTATCAAAAGTAACTTCATCTTCTGGCAG GTGTATGATGATACTGAGGAGGGCAGCAAAGTTTGCACTTACTACAAGTTAGATTCTATGCCTGTCGTGTTGGTACTTGATCCTATAACAGGTCAAAAGATGCGTTCTTGGCGTGGAATGGTTCAGCCAGAAACTTTGCTAGAG GATCTCATATCTTTCATGGATGCTAGCCCCTCAGAATATCATGTTAATCTTTCTCATAAACGACCTAGAGAAACTCCTCAGGCACCTCGTCAACCTCAACCTCAGA ATGAAATTGGAGAAGAGGACGAAGAACTACAACGAGCATTGGCAGCCTCTATGGAAGGCATAGAAGATCCTGGTGCAGTTGCCTCTAAAGAAACTAATGAAGCCAATGATGATGGAGAAGAGAAGCACTTGATAAAGAAGCCTTCTTATCCTTCTTTACCTGAAGAACCCAAGGGTGACAGGACCCTCCTCTGCAGAGTTGCAATTCGCTTTCCTGATGGTCGCAGGCTTCAAAGGAATTTCTTACGAACTGACTCAATTAAG CTGCTATGGTCCTTCTGTTCTACTCAGCTTGAGGAAGCCGAGACAAGGCCATTTCGATTTACTCAAGCTATCCCAGGCGCATCGAAGTTTTTGGAGTACGATAGCAACATAACCTTTGAGGAATCAGGTCTTGCCAATTCTATTATTTCATTCACTTGGGAGTGA